ATCGGAAACGCAGCGCCGCCTTTCCCAGTTCGCCAAGCCACCGGCCCAGGTCCGGGAGTTGTGTGGGGTCAACATCGGCCCGCACGAGGCACAGGCCTTTTTCCACCTGAAAGCCGTAGGTTCTTATGGTTTCTTCCCAGTAAACGGCAATGGTTTCCATTACATCGATTTCACACGGATGTCCGGGCGGAAAGGCGAATGGTTTCCAGGCAGGGTTACATGCCCGGCAATACAGTCGGCTGTTTTTTCCAGCAGGGAAAAATCCGTTACCAGACACAGGGCCGATATCGAGGTGGCCAGGGCATGCAGCGGAGCACCGGCCTCACCCACGAGCCGAAGCATCAGGCCAAGGAATTCGAGGTTGAAATTGTGGGGGAAAACCGAGATACTGCCAACAGATGGTAGGAATTGAATGTGTGTCGTCAGGGTGTTGTCACCGGAGACGACATTTTTTGCTCTTGGTATATCTTCGGTCAATATGCAGTAGGAGCCCGCGGTTTCACCACCCCGGGCCGTTGCGCAAAGGAGTGGCAGGTTTACCCGGTTCTCTCCCATCAATTTCAGAAAATGTGCGTTCGGATCCCTTTCCCCCGAAACGGCCCTGATCGTGATCAGGGTCATTTCAAGGCTCAATTTGATGCCGTTTACCCGCAGTTTTTCGCTCATCCGATTTGCAACCGTGCGTTACGCCGGCACCGGCCGGTTAGAGGTTGTCCTTGACCATCTCCATGAGCTTGTCCAGCTCGATGGGTTTGGGGATGAAGTCGTCCGCCAGGGTGGTTTTGCCGTCCATGTGGGTGTAACTCGTAGAGGTCACGGCATCGGCCACGGCCGTCAGCAACACGATCACGATATCCTTGTACGTATCGGATTTTTTCAGCTCGTCGCACAACTCGTAGCCGTTCTTGCGGGGCATCATGACATCCAGGATGATCAGGGCCGGCCGCTCTTCCTTGATGCGGTCCATGGCCTCAACGCCGTCGTAGGCCTTGGCCACCCGAAAATTTTCGCTCTCGAGCTTCATGGATACGGACTCCACCAGATCCGGGTCGTCGTCCACCACCAGTATCAGTTGCTTGTCAGTCATTTTTTATTCCTCCTTGATAACGTATTGAATCTATTTTTCGGGCACATATAGAACGTCAATCACATTGTGAACCGTGATTACACGATTTCGGGCCGCGGGTAGAGGCCGGCCTTTTCGACGATTTCAGGCACCTTCTGCTCCCATTCGATCGCCATGATGTGGAATCCGGCGACGCCTTCGACCTGCTTGAGGCGCTCGATGGCTTCCACGCATATCTTGATGCCTTCCTCGGCCTGCTTGTCTTTGGGCACGCCGGCCATGCGATCCACGACTTCATCGGGGACATCCATCCCCGGCACCTTGTTTTTCATGTAGCGGGCCATGCCGGCCGTTTTCATGGGGGTGATACCGGCCAGGACGGCCACCCTTTCGTGCAGGCCGCGGTCGACGACGCCTTTCATCCATTTTTCGAACTTGTCCAAATTGTATATGCACTGGGTCTGGACGAAGTCCACGCCGGCCTTGGCTTTTTTGGCCAGGCGGGCCACGCGCAGTTCGAAGGGGTCGGCAAAGGGGTTGGCGGCGGCGCCGATGAACATC
This is a stretch of genomic DNA from Deltaproteobacteria bacterium. It encodes these proteins:
- a CDS encoding response regulator, producing the protein MTDKQLILVVDDDPDLVESVSMKLESENFRVAKAYDGVEAMDRIKEERPALIILDVMMPRKNGYELCDELKKSDTYKDIVIVLLTAVADAVTSTSYTHMDGKTTLADDFIPKPIELDKLMEMVKDNL
- a CDS encoding methylenetetrahydrofolate reductase translates to MKTESKLEKVLASGNLAVTSECGPPRGAVPEKIKEKAEMLRGYVDAVNVTDNQTAMVRMSSFAACVFIKQMGMDPILQMVTRDRNRLAMQADILGAYSHGIDTMLCLSGDHPHFGDHPEAINVHDIDSIQFVQMVHRMREEGKFQGGDDILNPPKMFIGAAANPFADPFELRVARLAKKAKAGVDFVQTQCIYNLDKFEKWMKGVVDRGLHERVAVLAGITPMKTAGMARYMKNKVPGMDVPDEVVDRMAGVPKDKQAEEGIKICVEAIERLKQVEGVAGFHIMAIEWEQKVPEIVEKAGLYPRPEIV